One genomic region from Vicinamibacteria bacterium encodes:
- a CDS encoding ribonuclease H-like domain-containing protein, producing MPHPPPEVTPEIVRGDLTEDLLQAYSQSPALAVDTETMGLNPLRDRLCLVQLCDRAGRAALVQIPREALSPARPLEARAPRLKRLLEDPRVLKVFHFARFDVATLRHHLGIDVFPLYCTRTVSKLVRTYTDRHGLKDNLLELLDVELDKTARHTDWSTPALAPEQVRYAISDVTLLLPLMDRLEAMLEREGRGELARDCFRVIPVLARLDLMGYLEVFEH from the coding sequence ATGCCGCATCCGCCCCCCGAGGTGACGCCGGAGATTGTGCGCGGCGACCTCACGGAGGACCTGCTCCAGGCTTACTCGCAGAGCCCGGCCCTGGCCGTGGACACGGAGACCATGGGTTTGAACCCTCTCCGCGACCGCCTGTGCCTGGTCCAGCTCTGCGATCGCGCGGGGCGGGCCGCCCTGGTGCAGATTCCACGCGAGGCCCTCTCCCCCGCCCGCCCCCTGGAGGCCCGCGCCCCCCGCCTGAAGCGACTCCTCGAGGACCCCCGCGTCCTGAAGGTCTTCCACTTCGCCCGCTTCGACGTGGCGACCCTTCGCCACCACCTGGGCATCGACGTGTTCCCCCTTTACTGCACGCGCACGGTGAGCAAGCTCGTCCGGACCTACACCGATCGCCACGGCCTAAAGGACAATCTTCTGGAGCTGCTGGACGTCGAGCTGGACAAGACGGCTCGCCACACCGACTGGTCGACCCCCGCCCTCGCCCCCGAGCAGGTGCGCTACGCGATCTCCGACGTCACCCTCCTCCTGCCCCTCATGGACCGCCTGGAGGCGATGCTCGAGCGCGAGGGGCGAGGCGAGCTGGCCCGGGACTGCTTCCGGGTGATTCCCGTCTTGGCCCGGCTGGATCTGATGGGGTACTTGGAGGTCTTCGAGCACTGA
- the fadJ gene encoding fatty acid oxidation complex subunit alpha FadJ: protein MSGARTLTREQDASGVLLVTIDVPGEKVNTLSKGMLEEFQTLLTELEGDRAIRAVVIRSGKPDNFIAGADIKDFLEIRSALEGETLSRTGQAILDRLEGVPVPVVAAIHGSCLGGGLETALACRYRVASDDPKTAIGLPEVTLGLLPGAGGSQRLPRLIGLSRSLDLILTGRSLKAKRALDAGLVDEVVPLPLLVPVATKAALALADGSLKPRSSGLRFHERLLRPYIFWRARATVQEKTGGHYPAPVKALEVIEQGTATSLAEGLKIEAKGFGALAVSDVSRALVSVFFATQEIKKDAGYPPDTKAREVKKLGVLGAGLMGAGIAGAAAEAGVPVRLKDASPEALGKGLRYVRGILEERRVRGGLSRLEMGKRMDRLSPTLDDSGLRRADLVIEAVFEDLDLKRAVLAETEGVVGAECVFASNTSSLPIGRIAAGARRPARVLGMHFFSPVHKMPLLEVIVTPETDAWATAVAVTFGRRLGKHVIVVRDGPGFYTSRALAPYLNEAARLLEEGAAIEDVDRALLAFGFPVGPLALLDEVGIDVAAKVAKIMHRQFGERMAPPPLMGEVLSDGRQGRKNQRGFYTYDGKRKRVDASVYALLLPGGASRRPFDVREIQDRLVFAFLNEAVLCLQEGILRSPRDGDVGAIFGLGFPPFLGGPFRYLDHLGARFAAEVLERLANAHGERFRPAVMLSNLAKEGRGFHAAR, encoded by the coding sequence GTGAGCGGGGCCCGAACCCTTACCCGGGAGCAGGACGCGAGCGGCGTCCTCCTGGTCACGATCGACGTTCCCGGGGAGAAGGTCAACACCCTCTCCAAGGGCATGCTGGAGGAGTTCCAGACCCTGCTCACCGAACTGGAGGGGGACCGGGCCATACGGGCGGTCGTGATCCGGAGCGGCAAGCCCGATAACTTCATCGCGGGCGCGGACATCAAGGACTTCCTGGAGATCCGCAGCGCGCTCGAGGGGGAGACGCTCTCCCGCACGGGCCAGGCGATCCTGGATCGGCTGGAGGGCGTTCCCGTGCCGGTGGTGGCGGCTATCCACGGTTCCTGTCTGGGCGGAGGCCTGGAAACCGCGCTCGCCTGCCGCTACCGCGTGGCCTCTGACGATCCCAAGACCGCGATCGGCCTTCCCGAAGTGACGCTGGGACTCCTGCCGGGTGCGGGGGGGTCGCAGCGCTTGCCCCGCCTGATCGGCCTTTCCCGCAGCCTAGATCTCATCCTCACCGGCCGGAGCCTCAAAGCCAAGCGAGCCCTCGATGCGGGCCTGGTGGACGAGGTGGTGCCGTTGCCGCTGCTCGTGCCCGTGGCCACGAAGGCGGCCCTTGCCCTGGCCGACGGCAGCCTAAAGCCTCGATCCTCTGGTCTCCGCTTCCACGAACGCTTGCTCCGGCCCTACATTTTCTGGCGGGCGCGGGCCACGGTGCAGGAAAAGACCGGCGGACACTATCCGGCCCCCGTGAAGGCTTTGGAGGTCATCGAACAAGGCACCGCCACGTCGCTGGCCGAAGGGCTGAAGATCGAGGCTAAGGGCTTTGGTGCCCTGGCCGTCTCCGATGTCTCTCGGGCCCTGGTGTCCGTCTTCTTCGCCACCCAGGAGATCAAGAAAGATGCGGGCTATCCCCCAGACACAAAGGCCCGCGAGGTCAAGAAGCTCGGCGTGCTGGGTGCGGGTCTGATGGGGGCGGGGATCGCGGGAGCTGCCGCCGAAGCGGGAGTGCCGGTTCGGCTAAAGGACGCCTCTCCCGAGGCCCTGGGCAAGGGCCTGCGCTATGTGCGGGGGATCCTCGAAGAGCGGCGGGTCCGGGGGGGCCTCTCCCGCCTGGAAATGGGGAAGCGGATGGACCGGCTCTCCCCGACCCTCGACGACTCGGGTCTGCGGCGAGCCGACCTCGTGATAGAGGCCGTCTTCGAGGACCTGGACCTGAAGCGCGCCGTCCTGGCGGAGACGGAGGGGGTGGTGGGCGCGGAGTGCGTGTTCGCGAGCAACACGTCCTCCCTGCCCATCGGGCGGATCGCGGCGGGCGCCCGCCGCCCGGCCCGCGTTCTGGGCATGCACTTCTTCTCGCCCGTCCACAAGATGCCGCTCCTGGAAGTGATCGTTACCCCTGAGACGGACGCTTGGGCCACCGCCGTGGCCGTGACCTTCGGCCGCCGGCTGGGCAAGCACGTGATCGTGGTGCGGGACGGCCCCGGCTTCTATACCAGCCGCGCGCTCGCCCCCTACTTGAACGAGGCGGCGCGCCTCTTGGAGGAGGGGGCCGCCATCGAGGACGTGGACCGCGCCCTGCTCGCCTTCGGCTTTCCCGTCGGTCCCCTGGCGCTCCTCGATGAGGTGGGGATCGACGTTGCCGCCAAGGTGGCGAAAATCATGCACCGCCAGTTCGGGGAGAGGATGGCTCCACCCCCTTTGATGGGGGAGGTCCTGTCCGACGGCCGCCAGGGCCGCAAGAACCAGAGGGGCTTCTACACCTACGACGGGAAGAGGAAGCGCGTGGACGCCTCCGTGTACGCCCTCCTCCTGCCGGGGGGCGCCAGTCGGCGGCCCTTCGACGTCCGGGAGATCCAGGATCGTTTGGTCTTTGCCTTCCTGAACGAGGCCGTGCTCTGCCTCCAGGAGGGGATCCTGCGCTCCCCCCGCGACGGCGACGTGGGGGCCATCTTCGGCCTGGGCTTTCCTCCCTTCCTGGGCGGCCCCTTCCGGTACCTGGACCACCTGGGGGCCCGTTTCGCGGCGGAGGTGCTGGAGAGGCTGGCGAACGCACACGGTGAGCGCTTCCGCCCGGCGGTGATGCTCAGCAACTTGGCCAAGGAGGGGAGGGGATTCCATGCCGCCCGCTGA
- the fadI gene encoding acetyl-CoA C-acyltransferase FadI → MNDGRVAVVAGCRTPFAKAGTAYRELTAVDLGKACLRELLERTEVDPAWIDTVVMGQVIPSVKAPNLGREVALGTGLPPGVPAHSVNRACASANQAIVDVTSAILAGHAEAGIAGGAESLSDVPILHSKALIEASRARGLAAKLRVFAKVRPRDLRPETPAIAEPSTGLTMGQSAEKMARENGISRQEQDLIAYLSHKNAAAATTDGRLPAETCAVFVPPRYDVVVTADNLLRPDTSLDALAALPPVFDRKYGTVTAGNSSPLTDGAAVVLLMLEAKAKAEGYTPLAFIRSWAVAAVDPGGQLLMGPALAIPKALERAGLQLSDMDLIEMHEAFAAQVASNIQALESETWARDKLGRSAPVGRVDRERLNVCGSSIALGHPFGATGARITTTLANELARRHGKFGLLSVCAQGGMGFAMVLER, encoded by the coding sequence ATGAATGACGGTCGCGTAGCCGTTGTGGCCGGCTGCCGAACGCCGTTTGCCAAGGCCGGCACCGCCTACCGCGAGCTCACGGCGGTAGACCTGGGCAAGGCCTGCCTGCGCGAGCTCTTGGAGCGGACGGAGGTTGATCCGGCGTGGATCGACACCGTCGTCATGGGTCAGGTGATCCCCTCGGTTAAAGCCCCCAACCTTGGGCGCGAGGTGGCGCTTGGAACGGGCTTGCCGCCAGGGGTGCCCGCCCACAGCGTGAACCGCGCCTGCGCCTCCGCCAACCAAGCCATAGTGGACGTCACGAGCGCGATCCTGGCTGGGCATGCCGAGGCCGGCATCGCGGGGGGGGCCGAGAGTCTCTCGGATGTTCCCATCCTCCATAGCAAGGCCCTGATCGAGGCCTCGCGCGCGCGGGGTTTGGCCGCCAAGCTCCGGGTCTTCGCCAAGGTCCGCCCCCGCGACCTCCGGCCCGAGACCCCGGCCATCGCCGAGCCCTCCACTGGCCTGACCATGGGCCAGTCCGCCGAGAAGATGGCACGTGAGAACGGGATCAGCCGCCAGGAGCAGGATCTCATCGCCTACCTGAGCCACAAGAACGCCGCCGCCGCCACCACGGACGGGCGGCTTCCGGCCGAGACTTGCGCGGTGTTCGTCCCCCCGCGTTACGACGTGGTCGTAACCGCCGATAACCTCCTGCGACCCGACACCTCGCTCGACGCCCTGGCCGCGCTTCCCCCCGTCTTCGACCGTAAGTACGGGACGGTCACGGCCGGGAACTCCTCGCCCCTGACGGACGGGGCAGCGGTCGTCCTCCTTATGTTGGAGGCCAAGGCCAAGGCGGAGGGCTACACGCCCTTGGCCTTCATCCGCTCCTGGGCGGTGGCGGCGGTGGATCCGGGTGGCCAGCTCCTGATGGGCCCCGCCCTAGCCATTCCCAAGGCCTTGGAGCGAGCGGGCCTGCAACTCTCCGACATGGACCTCATTGAGATGCACGAGGCCTTCGCGGCCCAAGTGGCTTCCAACATCCAGGCCCTCGAGTCGGAGACCTGGGCCCGTGACAAGCTGGGACGGTCGGCTCCGGTGGGACGGGTAGACCGCGAGCGGCTCAACGTGTGCGGGAGCTCGATTGCCCTCGGCCACCCCTTCGGCGCCACCGGGGCGCGAATCACGACCACGCTTGCCAACGAGCTCGCGCGGCGCCACGGGAAATTCGGCCTGCTGTCGGTCTGCGCACAAGGAGGAATGGGCTTCGCGATGGTCCTAGAAAGGTGA